A single window of Fischerella sp. PCC 9605 DNA harbors:
- a CDS encoding M15 family metallopeptidase has protein sequence MRPYHQVPIQECGEPLVAIPLELFAVEFPHPYEKLGAPYGEHSPYFLRQSLVDSLIAAQNYLQLLRPDWRIQIFDAYRPVVVQQFMVDYTFAEAVRERGLVEAELSATQRQEIWQEVYKIWAEPSLDEKTPPPHSTGAAVDVTLVDETGEVVNMGSPIDELSERSLPDYYAISDIPEAQQYHGNRLLLCDVMEKAGFKRNPREWWHFSLGDQMWAWLHNQANPDQNFVARYGRLV, from the coding sequence ATGAGACCGTATCATCAAGTACCAATTCAAGAGTGTGGTGAACCTCTCGTAGCAATTCCCTTAGAATTGTTCGCGGTGGAGTTTCCCCATCCATATGAAAAATTAGGTGCGCCTTATGGCGAACATTCCCCTTATTTTCTCCGCCAAAGCCTTGTTGATAGTTTGATAGCAGCGCAAAATTACCTGCAATTGCTACGTCCTGATTGGCGCATTCAAATTTTTGACGCTTATCGTCCAGTGGTTGTCCAGCAGTTTATGGTAGATTACACTTTTGCCGAAGCTGTGCGCGAGAGAGGACTCGTTGAGGCTGAGTTATCTGCAACCCAGCGCCAAGAGATTTGGCAGGAAGTTTATAAAATTTGGGCTGAACCCAGTTTGGATGAAAAAACACCACCGCCTCACAGTACTGGTGCTGCTGTAGATGTAACATTGGTGGATGAGACAGGCGAGGTTGTAAACATGGGTTCGCCAATTGATGAATTGTCAGAGCGATCGCTCCCCGATTACTATGCTATTAGCGATATTCCAGAAGCACAGCAGTATCATGGGAACCGTTTACTATTGTGTGATGTGATGGAAAAAGCCGGATTTAAACGCAACCCTCGCGAGTGGTGGCATTTTTCCTTAGGCGATCAGATGTGGGCTTGGTTGCATAATCAAGCAAATCCAGATCAGAATTTTGTAGCACGCTATGGCCGTCTTGTGTAG
- a CDS encoding helix-turn-helix domain-containing protein, with protein MSGVYQLEIKQSVEELKELLAIQKTATCKERVQLLYLLKTGHGQTISQTAEIIGRNRVTLHKWIRQYKAGGIEELLKQKSSPGRPRTIPQWAEKVLAQRLQEPQGFNGYQEIVEWLEQNLGVNTCYKTVHKLVYYRLESYPKVPRPKSVEQQQPQVEAFKKTLHTT; from the coding sequence ATGTCAGGGGTATATCAACTAGAAATAAAACAGAGCGTAGAAGAACTTAAAGAGCTACTGGCAATACAAAAAACTGCAACTTGTAAAGAAAGAGTGCAGTTACTCTATCTACTCAAAACAGGGCATGGACAAACAATTTCACAAACAGCAGAAATTATTGGTCGGAATCGAGTCACATTACACAAATGGATTCGACAGTATAAAGCCGGTGGGATTGAAGAACTATTAAAACAAAAATCTTCCCCAGGGAGACCAAGAACTATTCCACAATGGGCAGAAAAAGTACTCGCTCAAAGATTGCAAGAACCACAAGGATTTAATGGTTATCAAGAAATCGTCGAGTGGTTGGAACAAAACTTGGGAGTAAATACTTGTTATAAAACAGTTCACAAGCTGGTTTATTATCGTTTGGAATCATACCCGAAAGTTCCTCGCCCCAAGAGCGTTGAACAGCAACAGCCGCAAGTAGAGGCATTTAAAAAAACCTTGCACACAACTTAG
- a CDS encoding IS630 family transposase, with protein sequence MLHWFCVTVLCTTKTIRFCCEDETRIGLKTITGRKITARGVKPIGVHQWQFKATYLDGIIEPLTGESFFWEFSHLNTDCFQIFLNLISQHFADSVLIIQLDNDAFHQAKRLQIPDNIILLFQPAHSPELNPIEQVWQYIKRRLRWLLPQSVFEKFLGVKIYANRLSIIRIMAR encoded by the coding sequence ATGCTTCATTGGTTTTGTGTGACAGTTTTATGTACCACGAAAACTATTCGTTTTTGCTGTGAGGATGAAACTCGAATTGGATTGAAAACAATCACAGGACGAAAAATTACTGCTCGTGGTGTTAAACCGATTGGTGTACATCAATGGCAGTTCAAAGCAACATATTTAGATGGAATCATTGAACCACTCACAGGCGAGAGCTTTTTTTGGGAATTTTCGCATCTTAATACTGACTGTTTCCAGATTTTCCTCAATCTGATTTCTCAACATTTTGCTGATTCCGTACTCATTATTCAACTCGACAATGATGCATTTCATCAAGCCAAACGTCTTCAGATACCAGATAACATCATTTTATTATTTCAGCCAGCACATTCTCCAGAGTTAAATCCAATTGAGCAGGTTTGGCAGTATATTAAGCGGCGACTTCGTTGGTTATTACCTCAGAGCGTGTTTGAAAAGTTTTTGGGAGTAAAAATTTATGCTAATCGTCTCAGCATAATACGTATCATGGCAAGATAA
- a CDS encoding IS5 family transposase (programmed frameshift) — protein sequence MSLEQYNLISDLIPEAKPGGRKREVDMWEVLNAIFYILLEGVRWRSLPGDFPAWQTVYTYFRNWRKDGTWLKIHDSLREWVRIENQRHPSPSEAIIDSQSVKSAAMVSQSVGFDAGKKLKGRKRFMSVDTLGLVLRVLVTAANVGEPEGGKQVLKQVKQSNQKISRLTTIWVDGGFDGEPFMQWVMNFCRWIVQVVLQSQETKGFVLLKKRWVVERTFGWLMGCRRLVRDYELLPETSETFIYLAMIRIMLRRLA from the exons CTGAGCTTGGAACAATATAAT TTGATTAGTGACCTAATTCCAGAAGCAAAACCGGGTGGTCGTAAGCGTGAAGTCGATATGTGGGAAGTTCTCAATGCGATTTTCTACATTTTGCTAGAAGGAGTTAGATGGCGGTCGCTACCAGGAGATTTTCCAGCTTGGCAGACCGTCTATACATATTTTCGCAATTGGCGCAAAGATGGGACTTGGCTAAAAATCCATGACAGTCTCAGAGAATGGGTTCGGATCGAGAATCAACGTCATCCAAGTCCATCTGAAGCAATAATCGACAGCCAAAGTGTGAAAAGTGCAGCAATGGTGAGTCAGTCAGTTGGTTTTGATGCGGGTAAAAAGCTTAAAGGACGTAAGCGATTTATGAGCGTCGATACCTTGGGATTAGTGTTGAGGGTTTTAGTCACCGCAGCCAATGTTGGTGAACCAGAAGGAGGAAAGCAAGTCTTAAAGCAGGTTAAACAGTCTAATCAAAAGATATCTCGCTTAACAACCATATGGGTTGACGGTGGATTTGACGGAGAACCTTTTATGCAGTGGGTGATGAATTTTTGCCGTTGGATTGTGCAAGTCGTATTGCAATCGCAAGAGACTAAGGGTTTTGTCTTGCTCAAAAAACGTTGGGTTGTAGAGCGAACTTTTGGTTGGTTGATGGGATGTCGCCGATTGGTTCGAGATTATGAGTTATTGCCAGAAACATCAGAGACTTTTATTTATCTTGCCATGATACGTATTATGCTGAGACGATTAGCATAA
- a CDS encoding carotenoid oxygenase family protein, with translation MVIPVKALSRSSFGQFDAKVTGSWPNDISGHIFIVGPHHRPRERHLFVGTGVVVRWDLKAENGRIRVHSKPLQTWDGFWQELFPWTWKGGYFPASISLLGIAEIANTAVVKMDGRVFLTADAGRYWEIDPVSLKTITPVGYFDEHVITAPGLAFPMVMNTAHPFYEPDSSLLLGCELKARPRLENIWGDMVCHPYIYMWDGKSNLKQWKVDGVELDGSTHSLVVTERCVLVPDMPFQMGFSTVLGLKIPPVSPYPQTQIHVVDRSALVENTETVPARLVTFPGDSYHFLWNYRHTQEGHIQLCAIQQSTLGLTQAIEDDDINHFTGQRFQPEFWGIPWMFAFDPGILRKVTIKVEPQDTRTLNTETFIHPGWWSTQLFTADPREQFSAEGYSAIYQVYGGFYRDLLSRRQYLQFRDDLNRILVDEEIPLQDLPSVLTRIPLNEDWDSLTADLLAEQAAHPELPLASLGSSRLDFYVFPEGYLLDSVQFIPEGQGYILTTVLFQEYYEGWLFAANDLKGGAIAKISLPEGVNFGFTLHSEYLQSLSSQRPPYQVNRVLSAVRSLTKVPVKTITEAFKIICKSQMKRFR, from the coding sequence ATGGTAATACCAGTAAAGGCTCTCTCTCGCTCCAGCTTTGGTCAGTTCGATGCCAAAGTTACCGGCTCATGGCCAAATGATATTTCTGGTCACATCTTCATCGTCGGGCCTCATCATCGTCCACGAGAAAGACACCTATTTGTCGGTACAGGTGTAGTGGTGCGTTGGGATTTGAAAGCAGAAAATGGTCGCATTCGCGTACACAGCAAACCTCTACAAACTTGGGACGGTTTCTGGCAAGAACTCTTTCCTTGGACTTGGAAGGGAGGTTACTTTCCCGCTAGCATCAGCCTTTTAGGTATTGCTGAAATTGCTAATACTGCTGTGGTCAAAATGGATGGGCGGGTATTCCTGACTGCGGATGCTGGACGTTATTGGGAGATCGACCCAGTTAGCCTCAAAACTATTACTCCCGTCGGTTATTTTGACGAACATGTTATCACCGCACCAGGGTTGGCTTTTCCAATGGTGATGAACACAGCCCACCCCTTCTACGAACCCGATAGCAGTTTGTTACTTGGTTGCGAACTCAAAGCCAGACCGCGTTTAGAAAATATCTGGGGGGACATGGTTTGTCATCCTTACATATATATGTGGGATGGTAAAAGCAATCTCAAGCAGTGGAAAGTTGATGGTGTCGAACTCGATGGTAGTACCCACTCGCTTGTAGTCACCGAACGTTGTGTGTTAGTGCCAGATATGCCTTTCCAGATGGGCTTTAGCACGGTTCTCGGTCTTAAGATTCCTCCAGTCAGCCCCTATCCCCAAACTCAAATCCACGTGGTAGATCGCAGCGCCCTTGTGGAAAATACTGAAACCGTGCCCGCCCGACTGGTGACTTTTCCAGGCGATAGCTATCATTTCCTGTGGAACTATCGCCACACGCAAGAGGGGCATATCCAACTGTGCGCTATTCAACAAAGTACTCTTGGTCTGACTCAAGCCATCGAAGACGATGACATCAATCACTTTACCGGGCAACGTTTTCAACCGGAGTTCTGGGGCATTCCTTGGATGTTTGCTTTTGATCCTGGCATTCTCCGCAAAGTTACGATCAAAGTAGAGCCGCAAGATACACGCACACTCAACACAGAAACATTTATCCATCCTGGCTGGTGGTCTACTCAACTCTTCACTGCTGACCCTCGGGAGCAGTTCAGCGCTGAAGGTTATTCTGCTATCTATCAAGTTTATGGAGGTTTTTATCGCGACTTGCTCAGCCGTCGCCAGTACCTCCAGTTTCGCGACGATCTCAATCGCATCCTTGTAGACGAAGAAATACCTTTGCAAGACCTGCCTTCTGTTTTGACTCGTATTCCTCTCAATGAGGATTGGGACAGCCTCACCGCTGATTTGCTTGCTGAACAGGCTGCCCATCCGGAGTTACCGTTAGCAAGCCTGGGTAGCTCCCGTCTGGATTTCTATGTATTTCCTGAAGGATACTTGCTCGATAGTGTGCAATTTATACCGGAAGGTCAAGGTTACATATTGACTACCGTGTTGTTCCAAGAATACTACGAAGGTTGGTTGTTTGCTGCCAATGACCTCAAAGGCGGTGCGATCGCCAAAATCAGTTTACCAGAAGGTGTCAACTTTGGCTTTACACTTCACTCTGAATACTTACAGAGTTTAAGTTCCCAGCGACCACCCTATCAAGTTAACCGCGTTTTGAGTGCAGTGCGATCGCTCACCAAGGTTCCTGTAAAAACTATCACAGAGGCATTCAAGATTATTTGTAAGAGTCAGATGAAACGCTTTCGCTAG
- a CDS encoding tocopherol cyclase family protein — MSRNAYMLQGKLATRGYDWWWHSLVGVSKSSGLQRPFFIEYFAINPALGGKEPILGQLEENKRQGIRPSYAMLMAGSWSQNEAVQIHNYYGITDFTASVDKMDVRIGDNFATETHIKGAVKLSQTQATEHPEFMSDAGEMSWDLEAKKVLSYSVGCGASELARSLNAFQMYWHIQGMKTLYNGTIIFNGEEFAVTPETSYGYQDKNWGTDYTNPWVWLNCNNFTCRTTKKKLALTSLDVGGAKAVFFGVPLQRSVLVVFYHEERLYEFNFSKIWQSPRQKFRCEVTEKEVIWDIVAWNKQAKIEIYFTCAKDTMLFINYENPDGEKKHNQLWNGGYAAGTVKLYQRTGKDFELIDIFDGELGGCEYGVY; from the coding sequence ATGAGTCGCAATGCATACATGCTGCAAGGAAAATTAGCAACGAGAGGTTACGATTGGTGGTGGCACTCGTTGGTAGGCGTCAGCAAAAGTAGTGGCTTGCAAAGACCGTTTTTCATTGAGTATTTTGCGATCAATCCTGCACTTGGTGGCAAAGAGCCGATTTTAGGTCAACTGGAAGAAAATAAGCGCCAAGGTATCCGACCATCTTACGCCATGCTCATGGCTGGTAGCTGGAGTCAAAATGAGGCGGTACAAATTCATAACTACTATGGCATCACAGATTTTACTGCCTCGGTTGACAAAATGGATGTACGTATTGGTGACAATTTCGCTACGGAAACTCACATCAAAGGTGCGGTAAAGCTTTCACAGACACAAGCCACTGAACACCCAGAGTTTATGTCCGACGCCGGGGAAATGAGTTGGGATCTAGAGGCGAAAAAGGTGCTTTCCTATAGTGTGGGTTGCGGTGCATCTGAATTGGCGCGATCGCTCAATGCTTTTCAGATGTATTGGCATATCCAAGGGATGAAAACTCTCTACAACGGGACAATTATCTTCAACGGCGAGGAGTTTGCAGTCACCCCCGAAACAAGTTACGGCTATCAAGATAAAAACTGGGGTACAGACTACACAAATCCTTGGGTTTGGCTCAATTGCAACAATTTTACCTGCCGCACTACAAAGAAAAAGCTGGCGCTGACTAGTTTGGATGTGGGTGGTGCAAAAGCTGTATTTTTCGGTGTGCCTTTGCAACGCAGCGTACTTGTTGTTTTTTACCACGAGGAGCGACTGTATGAGTTTAATTTCTCAAAAATTTGGCAGTCCCCACGCCAAAAGTTTCGCTGCGAAGTCACGGAAAAGGAGGTAATTTGGGATATCGTTGCTTGGAATAAACAGGCGAAAATCGAGATATACTTCACCTGCGCGAAAGACACAATGCTATTTATCAATTATGAAAATCCGGATGGGGAAAAAAAGCACAATCAGTTATGGAATGGTGGTTATGCGGCGGGTACGGTGAAACTGTATCAACGAACAGGCAAAGATTTTGAGTTAATTGATATATTTGATGGCGAACTCGGCGGTTGCGAGTACGGCGTTTACTAG
- a CDS encoding DUF1350 family protein has protein sequence MSAEFKFHPVSHSWVAIHPNPKGVVQFIGGAFFGTFPTIFYRYFLRKIFEEDYTIIALPFRFTFRHWPIAISLLREQGVLAEDITQIAKRLNYQYDIYQDKKKYYWIGHSLGCKYITLLEFLSNDWETILEKIPEKIRKGQLQQIKDNLSSIPKERCNIKGQPSLLLAPDISDTESAVPQPLAFIAHSLDRLGLGVLPTRKQTQYLIKESKLFNLTGMISFDKDTIAGSVTDKDKSPKIQENSDVLWMLRNLPQIQHQELPDTRTVKGRHCKHLEPVGNQIGEYVVDLNPMDKFIQPIKFRQLEGVAIKFLGELKHKELLLRSSNITQSAA, from the coding sequence ATGAGTGCAGAATTTAAGTTTCACCCGGTTTCCCATAGTTGGGTTGCAATTCATCCCAATCCAAAAGGGGTAGTGCAATTTATAGGAGGTGCTTTTTTCGGTACTTTTCCAACTATATTTTATCGATATTTTTTAAGAAAGATTTTTGAAGAAGATTATACAATCATTGCTTTACCATTCAGGTTTACTTTTCGTCATTGGCCGATCGCAATTAGTTTATTGAGAGAACAAGGTGTATTAGCAGAAGATATCACTCAAATCGCTAAAAGATTAAATTACCAATATGACATCTATCAAGATAAGAAAAAATATTATTGGATTGGTCACAGCTTAGGGTGTAAATATATTACTCTCCTAGAGTTTCTCAGTAACGATTGGGAAACTATTTTAGAAAAAATCCCCGAAAAAATTCGTAAAGGCCAATTGCAACAAATTAAAGACAATCTTAGCAGCATTCCCAAAGAAAGATGCAATATTAAGGGTCAACCATCTTTACTGCTTGCACCTGATATTAGTGATACTGAAAGTGCTGTTCCTCAACCTCTAGCTTTCATCGCACATTCGCTGGATAGACTGGGTCTAGGTGTATTACCTACGAGAAAACAAACTCAGTACTTGATCAAAGAAAGTAAGTTATTTAACTTAACAGGAATGATTTCTTTTGATAAGGATACTATTGCCGGAAGTGTAACTGACAAAGACAAAAGCCCGAAGATTCAAGAAAATAGTGATGTACTTTGGATGTTGCGAAACTTGCCGCAAATTCAGCACCAAGAACTACCAGACACGCGGACTGTAAAAGGCAGACATTGCAAACATTTAGAACCAGTTGGCAATCAAATCGGTGAATATGTGGTTGATTTAAACCCAATGGATAAATTCATTCAACCGATTAAATTTAGACAACTAGAAGGTGTGGCGATTAAATTCTTAGGGGAACTGAAACACAAGGAACTGCTACTTCGTTCTAGCAACATTACTCAATCGGCAGCATAA
- the yidD gene encoding membrane protein insertion efficiency factor YidD, with amino-acid sequence MKLLLIWPIRFYRIFISPLFLPTCRFQPTCSMYAIQAIERFGPCRGSWLAIRRILRCHPFHPGGYDPVPEVEE; translated from the coding sequence TTGAAACTATTATTGATCTGGCCGATTCGGTTCTACCGAATATTCATTTCACCATTATTCCTTCCTACCTGTCGCTTTCAACCAACTTGTTCTATGTATGCCATCCAAGCAATTGAGAGATTTGGACCGTGTCGTGGTTCTTGGTTAGCAATTCGGCGCATCTTACGCTGTCATCCTTTTCATCCAGGTGGTTACGATCCAGTACCAGAGGTGGAAGAGTAG